Part of the Siniperca chuatsi isolate FFG_IHB_CAS linkage group LG6, ASM2008510v1, whole genome shotgun sequence genome, tgttgaaggacctcagcctcctcaggaaatagaagcggctctggcccttcttGTAAATGGAATGAATTACAGAGGATTTAAAAACTTGAATGCCTCATCCCACCAGCTGATTTCAAACTTTTAACTTCAAATCtgtttagtgatgtctgtgattgTCACTGATACTGgatgtgcttttgtttgtctggttaggtctctcttgcaaaagagagaaaggttgtgcacatacattaaaaacattgaGTTCAGCTAAATAAAGACAATCAGACAACAGCAACTTAATCGATGATTCTAGGAGCACCTACAAGCTGATGCTTACAACCTCTTAATATAAATATGATCTAGAGATgttcatatgtatgtgttttccTTGTCTTCCAGTTGGAGAATGAGATAACACGGGAGAAGCTGGACGAATGGACCAACAGGGAAAATATGGACGTCCACTCAGACGTCCATGTTCACCTGCCCAAGTTCAAGCTGGAGGAAGACTACGAGCTGAACGATCCTCTGGCCACCCTGGGCATGAGAGATGTGTTCTGTGCGGGGAAGGCCGATTTGTCTGGCATGAACGGTGAAGGAGGACTCTTCCTGTCTACGGTGGCCCATAAGGCCTTTGTGGAGGTGAACGAGGAGGGGACGGAGGCGGctgcagccacagcaggcatGGTAGCCTTCTGTATGTTGAGGGATGAACACTTCTCAGCGGACCACCCCTTCCTATTCTTCATCAGGCACAATAAGACCAAGTCCATCCTCTTCCTCGGCAGGTTCTCGTCTCCTCAGTAGATAGAACCAGCAGAGGAAGATGTTGGGCCAGTTCAActtaaaaatatgcaaaatccTTGAAATGAAGGCTATATTTTCTGTGATATTTTGCTAATTAAAgaactgtatttttcttctgcCTTTGTACTGAAATCATAGATCTAGCTACTCAAATCATTAATTAACGAGTTTTAGTGTTTTTGGTTGAATTAATGGGTTATAATACTGGACTGAATTAAGTGATCAGCCTATGTaagtgaaaaataaagcaaCAGACGTTTGGGTTTAAAAGTGGCTATCAGAGTTTTCATAAGGATGGTTTCTTCAGTAGacagtagttccaatgaaatgTGTTCACAGTGAGgcctgtggattatccagaggaACTGGGACAAATTCTTGAAAAACAaattgttgttgagtttttgaaatgccatttcaatttcaaattcCATTCACTGCAGTTGTATTGGGGTGGCACCAAAAATCTCAGACATATTTCAAAACCTCAGTGGACAAAATGATAATTTAGATACCAAGGTGGAAggagaaaaatgtttatttgtaatttggCTAAACCGATCCTTTGTGCACATGCAGTATATGTTCAAGCTTTGTATTATATTAACAGAATGAACACACAGTTTTTATAGATtgaaaatcatattttaaaatgtaaaaaaatataaagcgaaagaaaaatgaatggtGATGAGCATAAGTGGTCTAGTATGTGTTATTGCTTTGAGGATAAATCtacttgacattttttttgtcataatcTAAATTCTTAGTTTGTTACTCCTTTTACAATAATTAGTTCAGTGCTAATGCATAACTCCACTAAGCTGTGAAACAGTTTTGAACTGCGGGAGTCAAACACTCAACCAAAACCAATACAGATAAAGTTCTGAGACAGCATTCTGGCCTAAACGAATGAAAAGTCAGCACCAGACTAAGCGCACACTGAGGTGTTTCCATATATCATGTTAACTCTAGGTGACCCTTGTGAAATCTGCCTCTCCTTCTGTCCACTTAGACTTCTGTCTAAAGGGCAGCGATAACTATAATATGTTTCTGAGACATACTGTGACACAAAATATTCAGTACCTACAGCAAGAATACAAATATTGCTTCACCACCCTGTTCAGAAGCTGTTAAAAAGTACACATTGGATTTGTGGGCCAACACTAACCACATTACTAACAAGATAAATGCATTCTTCaagcacaaaataataatattacaatTTCAAATTAGAGAGCTTAATGCCTCCAGTCTTCTGCTTTTAGAGAATGCATATACATAAACATCTGCTCTAGATGTTTAGAATGAAGCATGGGCAGTTTGAAAATAGATTcaaagaataataatgaaaaatatataacaaagaCTTGACATCAGttagctgtttttcttttacagagGTAGTTTtaggggaaaaataaaaaactttcacattaataaaaaattaaagtatGAAGTTGGGAACATTGTTTGTTGTTCTGGATGCATGAATATGCTATTTTCCTGACGGGAAAAAACAAGTTTTCTGTTGTCAGTATGagcagataaaaaacaaaaacattttcagaaaaaatcTTGCTGCGTTAATTACCAAAGCGTATTGTTatatgtaaaattaaaagtaaaaatcgTATCAAAATACTGCgagaaaaataattattaagtAAAACTTTAGATTTATTTTGAAGGATATGACCGGAAGACGAGTTTTACGACACCGGCTCcttgcttcctgtctgtgtaGTTGATAGCTAACGTGTGAGAAACAACTACTTTACGTATTTGTTTAGCTCTGGCTCAGAGTTTACGTTGTTGTACTGCACTAGTGCGACTCTCGTAGGAAAAGGATATATAACTTACCTGCGACATAGCTAGTTGCCACATTCAGGTTTATTACACTCACCGGCAGGAATGCATGTGACAACGGTTACCTGCTAGCTAACATCAACTTTGGCTAATAACGTTAGCTTGTCTGGTTGGCTTTGCATGTCACAACACAGTTTTATACAGACTGGTCACTTCTTATGACAAGCAGGTAACAACAAACAAGTTGGCCTTGGGACACCGTTATTATACAGTACCCGAAAATAGAGGTAAGCTAAATAAGTTAGCTATAGCATAAGTTAGATAGTGTTAGTCAATTGGGTTTGGCTTGATATAGTTTGTTGTCAAATGCcccctttttgttttgcaggGTAATAAAATGTCTTGgggtttgtaaaaaaaaaaaaaaaaaaaaaatatatatatatatatatatatatatatatatatatatatatatatatatatatatccactgaactgaactgaactgctgAGTGACGTGGCATTTACCTGAGTCTTCAGCACTGCTAACAGCTGAGTAGAGCTGCAACACACCCACCTGTAGACGCTGTCAGGGAGCCATCATTGCCATATTAACTGCTCCTTTGTGTAATGAAATAAAGCCTCGCTATCATATGTAATCatctgttttatacagtctatggtaatCACTCAtatcctgttttgtttgtattatgCTTATGCTACATTAAGCGTTTTGTGCCTTGCTTTTTCTAGATGAACTGTCAGGGCAATCACACCCTTCCATTGAGGGTGTTAGTGACAGGAGGGTCCGGCTTGGTGGGCAAGGCCATACAGCATGTGGTcaaagaggaggggggagccAAGGAAGGGGAAGAATGGATATTCCTCTCCTCCAAAGATGCCAATCTCATGTGAGAACATGCTTCTTCTAgctacatgcaaacacatgttttggtactaacacacacaatttgGAGACTGTCTCTGCATTTTCCTCATTCTGGTTGTTGTGGTCTCGCTTCAGGAACATGGAGGAGACACGGGCCGTGTTTGAAAAACACAGGCCAACCCACGTCATTCACCTGGCTGCTATGGTTGGGGGGCTTTTCAAGAACATGAAGTACAACCTGGACTTTTGGGTATGAGGAAGTTGCACTTCTGCAATCACTGCTAATAAACTAGAATAGATGTTTGAAAAGGTTATTGGACGTGTTGAAAGTAGACTTTGTTGAGTAATAGATgttatatttttgtagttttctaacaattattttttgttgctACTGATGTGTCTGTCCCCTACAGAGAAACAATATCTACATCAATGATAACGTGCTGCAGGCAGCACATGAAGTTGGCACGCTCAAGGTTGTTTCCTGTCTATCCACCTGCATCTTTCCTGATAAGACCACCTACCCTATCGATGAGACCATGGTAAAAGGcccctatgtgtgtgtgctgttagCTTGCATGTATCAGTAAATTTGTAAATGGCGActaactttacttttacttctttGCACAAGATCCATAACGGTCCACCTCATGAGTCGAACTTTGGCTATGCGTATGCAAAGAGAATGATTGATGTTCATAACAGGTGGGAACTCAGTTGTTGGTTTTGTACTGTAACGTCTTTATTAAATTCACACTATCACATGAATAAGAATTGTCTGtaaaactgtgtgtatgtttcacaGGGCATATTTTCAGCAGCATGGGCATTGCTATACAGCTGTGATTCCCACTAATGTGTTTGGTCCCCATGACAACTTCAGCATTGAGGACGGTCATGTGCTGCCAGGCCTCATACACAAAGCCTACATTGCTCAAAGTAAGTCACATTCTCTTACATAAGCTGGTAGGGATGCACAGATCAAATTTTTCCCTCTTGATATAACACCTGAACTCAGGATTATGGACAATACCAAGTATCTGTCAATGTTAAAATATGTCTAGCTCACTAGTTTTAGGTCAGTAATAAAACTTAACTTGACTTTCATACTTTCTTTTTTAGGTGCCTGCACAAATGTTTTAGAAAGTTTATTAAGTTGTGTTAACATATATTTAATGACTGTGTATTTAATATGGATTGATTATGTAAGATTAGTAACAATCCCATGTATTGGAATAGTAGGGTATAGTGGGGATACATGGAACCATATAAATCGTGtattcatttgtgtgtatgatTAGAGGAGGGGAAGCCCCTGGTGGTCTGGGGCTCTGGCACTCCCAGAAGACAGTTCATTTACTCTTTGGACCTGGCTCGTCTCTTCCTGTGGGTCTTGAGAGAGTATCCAGAGGTCGATCCAGTCATTCTTTCTGGTGAGTCAGTCATCATACACAGCATATGAATAGTGAAAGCTGAATTAAATTTATAGTAATGCCTTTGTTGTGTCCGCTGGTTCCAGTtggagaggaagatgaagtgTCCAtcaaagaagcagcagaagcagttGTGCAAGCACTGGACTTTAAAGGAGAAGTGGTGGTATCCTTTTAATCGAGTTAATTGATGTCATCACAGCcaatttttaaaagtgtttaacTCGGAACAGGTTGTTTACTATAGTCCGTGTACCAGATTTGAGGGGGTTCCAGGTTTTACTCAGCCAGGTTAATTGTATAACTCAGTAAACATACTTCTTGGATCAGACTCCAGACAAGCAAAACAATGTGAGATGACCACCAGTATAAAAGAGCATGCTGTCAGTTTTTACATGTTGTTGCACACTGAGTACAAATTGCATATATTCAACATTATTGCTGATTAATGTCCAAAGCACATTGTACATTTTACGAATGGGATGGAACATAGGTCATCCCATCTTAGGCAATTATCCATGGGTATTTGGGTAAGCAATTTTTGTTATTCTAAAatactatattaaaaaaatgactatgaaaaaaaatataaaagctgCAAATTCTTCACTGGGATACCTATCCCAGCAAGTTACAAGTTCTctacaaatttattttttataaaatactgGAATTACCTGAAAGAAGTGGCTGTCTGGAAGGTTAAGACTtaaaatctttctttttaaatgtttggcaCTGTAAACTATTATGTAATttgtacttaaaggtccagtttgtaacatttaggaggatctattggcagaaatggaatataatattcataggtatgttttctttactgtataatcacctgaaaataagaatcgctgttttctgttttcgttactttagaataagccgtttttatcttcagagggagcaggtcccttTCTACGGAGTCTGCCATGTTgaactgccatgtttctacagtagcccagaatggacaaaccaaacactggctctgaaCGGtgttcagttggttgcaatctgcaacttcaccgctagatgccactaaatcctacacactggtccCTTAATGGTCTTGCAAAATTATTACTGTGGTCCTTAAACCTATGCAAATAAAGTGGTTATTCAAAATATTTCTAATCATCTGGAGAGTTCGATGTAGAttccttgacctttgacctctagTTTGATACCAGTAAAGCAGACGGCCAGTTCAAAAAGACAGCCAGTAATGCAAAGCTGCGCCACTACCTGCCAGACTTCACCTTCACACCCTTCAAACAAGGTGGGACTGACTTATCggttgtgtctttgtgtgtgtgcgtgtatacaTGGCTTTTTAGATGCCACCAGTGCAGAAATTTAAAATACTTGATTACAATTAACATCTGCTGCCTGTCTTCATGGATTCTTCTTGCTCTCATTTACAGCTTTAAAGGAAACCTGTGACTGGTTTGTTGCCAACTATGACTCAGCCCGAAAGTGAAACCTCTGTTGGTACAAAGTCTGTCGATCCATGACCCATTCTGTTGGAAGAGAAGGCGAATAGAGAAGGTGATGACAGAGAGAGGGCTGGAAGAAAACAAGGTGGTTCATCTGCACAGGTAGATGGCTGTTACTGAATCAAGTGTGTCCGTTTGATTCTGTGCACTCAGTGAGCTGGACTGAATCTCACTTTGAATTCAAGTCTGCAACACCATACTGTATTATGTTGTGAAGGTTGTTGCAGACTTGTTTCTCGTTAGGTATAATAAACACTATATTGTAACTGTAGGCATTGTATTCTACTATCTGTATGCAGAATTTATTTCACTATAGTGTAGTGTTACACATTTGAATTGTCCATTGACTGCTTCAATCTTGGATTCTAGGTGCTGGCACAACTTACTAATTTCAGTAATTGTTTCTGTAGCATTAATCTTTTTCAGCAGTTCAACATTTCATTACGGAATTACCTTCATTTTTGAAGGGTTTGGAATTTGAAATGACCTGGCCTTGATTCACTTTATTTAATGAACAGAAAGTATGTGCTGTTTAACGTGTGGCATGGATGTTTTTTTACTCAGTATATTGGCacttaaataaatgcttttacCTATAATGTCTTAAGTGTCTTGCCTGAGTATTTAAGGGCTATGTCACGGTTCAGATTTCTTTTATAGGTTTTCATATTTCACAGGAAgataaagtataaaaacaacaaagtgacTGAATTCAGCTTTCGggactactactgctgctgtttgaataCATGTACAGATAGATTCATATTTcataaagaaataatttattaacttaaaaataaacagttaaaaacttggcaataaaaacaaaaggtaTTTAAAATCTGCAAGTGTAGTGCTCATTTAGCAAACTTAATCTTCAAGCAAAGGCAGAATTTACAATGACGACACAATAACAGATGATTAGTTTTTTGCAGAGAAGGCTTTCTGTCAAAGGAAAAATTAAGCAAAGAGGGGAGAAGTCAAGCATTTTTAGGAGTGAACATAGGAGGTGTGCCCCCCTTCGTGGACTCTGCAGTACTCCTGTCCTGGCACGGCTCTCTTCTTACAGGCCTTCCCTGTTTTTGTGATACCATTGCACAGCTGACGGCCTGATAGAGAGCTGCCACAGGAAAgacggagagagaaaaaaaggttaATCATCAATTTAATGAAAAGTACCAACAACAGTCAAAAGGcctaatacattttttttaatgacatacTTGAGTTTAAGGCACTTAAGTGTGGTCAGAAAGCCTAAAAACCCTGACCTGTTGCTGACTAGTGACAGGGTAGGACTCGCACTTCGTGAGTCGTTCACTAAATCACGCGAGTCGTTCCCTGCATCAAAAACACCTCCCAGGTTCCTCGGGGGGATATCAACCAGAgcctaaaaccacaaaatttGTGATGGCACTTAAATAATTTGAGATACTGAAAATAGATCTTTAGTTATCCTTCATGTGACATTCACTCGATTTGCTCACCGCTGAAAGAACTGGCTGTGGTACAAGCCTGGGAGTCGAGTGATTGGGTGTGCCAATAATCGGCATAAACCTGGACTCCGGCATTGGTTTCCTGTGAGGGGGAGACACTGCTGATATGCCAAAGTCACCTGTACACAAAGACAAGTGAGAGGAAAATATGAGTAAGTGAATCTAGTAAGGtatcattttatttgtaaaatattttactgttaaggTACAGTACTTCAAACCTGATATGAAGCTGTCCTGATTTAACAGGTCGTCTTGCTCCATGATACCGTCCTTTTCATCtctgaggacaaaaaaaaaaaaaaaagactacatCAAATAAACCAACTACAAAGAAATAAGACCACTTATCTCCTGCATTGCTGCACAAttgttgaagtttgttttaaaaatagtaaCTGTTTAAATCAGGATCTGCATCAAAATGTACAGTTGGGATACATGTGCAACAGTTCATGCGAAAATAGcacgattaaaaaaaaataggctGTTGATGTCTGCAGTAGAGCTGAACTGATTAGACGATTAATGTATTAGTCGGTCAACATAAAATTAAGCAACAACTACTTTAATAATAATGGTTTGAGTCATTTTGAatcatcaagcaaaaatgtcataCAGAAGTATTTTCTGCTTATTGTAAAactatctttgggttttggactgttggttggtcaAAACACGACATTGTGAAGATATCACCTTGGGTTCTGGGAATCATTAGTCTGCAGCATAGACAGTATAATGAACTCTGCAGACTCACTTCTGCGGTGTAGAGGACGGTGGATACGAGTGGCGGGATGAAACTGGCTGCTTCTGTGGCTCCACAATGTCACATGGGGCCAGTGGCAGCGGGACGGCTGGCTTTTCTCTGATCTGGAAGCACGCCCACAACTTATTTACAATCCAGTGACCTGCAGATATGAAGAAAAAGCATTGTGACAAATACATGAGAATATTGGAGACATTGTATTTGCCTTGTAAGGAGCTTTAAGTTTGTACCCAGAGAAAgagtgagcagcagcaggctgaggcCGGTCAGATCCAGCGCCGGCTGCTGGTTGACCTCGGCCACTGCATTAAGAGGCACAGTGagcagcagcatggctctagagaAACCTGGACAACGCAGGAACGTCAGCAGGACTGCACACAGTATTAAGTAGCCTGTATGTGCAATACACGTCCACATGGCTGTCAGGCTCAAACCTGTAATCACAAGAAGCGTAAGGGAAACTGATATCAAtccatggaataaaaaaaatctttcatatTTAAGAGGTTTTAGGACCGCTCAGACTACTGGAGGATGATATTTGGCTGATTTGATCTTTATGGTTGACTGTGGGGTCCGTTACCACAACACTTATagttctgtgtttatgtgcaactaaacaaacaaactttctatttaaatacattttttacaagtTTCTTTTCCCCACAACTTGCTAAAAaacatccattttcttccgcttatctgGGGCCAGATTGCGGTGGCAGCAGACTAAGCAAGGTAGCCCAGACGTCTCTCTCCCCAGCAAAGTTTCCCAGCTCCCCCTGGGGAATCCTGAGGCGTTCCCAAGCCAGAAGAGCGATATAATCTCTTCCAGTTAGTTCTGGGTCTACCCCAGAGCCTCCTACCAGTTGGACGTGCCCGGAAAAAACCTCCCAAGGAAGTCGCCCAGGAGGCACCCTGATTAGATGcccaaaccacctcaactggAAACTTTCGAAGAAGCAGCAGCTCTACTCCAAGCTCCCTCcggatgtctgagctccttaccCTGTCTCTAAGGGTGAGCCCAGCTAGACTACAGAAGAAATTCATGaataacatttttcactttttctaaaACTGAATCCATCCATCGTCCTAAAGTTTCCACTGAGATCTGCTTTTGATTTGATTacagctgcaactaacgattatttttattatcagttagtccgctgattattttctcattccATTGagtaattgtttagtctatgaaatgtcaaaaaccAGTGGAAAAAAATGGCCATCATTACTGGCAGAGCCTGAggtgaaatattcaaattgcttgttttgtccaacaaacagtCCCAAAGAAGTCCCATAAAATGTTTGGCAGTTGTTGCTTAGAAAAGACTAACGATGatcaaaacagttgctgattaatCTTCTGTTGATCAAggaatcatttcagctctagacTGGTAAAACAAAATATGGATTTAGACTACAGAAATTGTGAATTCTAATCCATGTTGGTTGTATTTAATCATTGTTCTTTATAGATGTCAGaccaaaaaaaatttaaatttatatatttttctttcttttgtagCAAAAAAGATGGCAATAGTGGACAAACTTGGTCACTGCACTGTGGGTCTAATGTCTCACCTGCCCAGCCAAGGTAGCCCTGAATCATGTGAAGCCTTTCCTCAATCCGGCTCTGCATGTTATCGAGGTAGTGCAGCATGAATCCCAGGGTGCTGTTCATGCGCTCCAGTTTGTTCATCAGGTCAGTGTAGTACTGTGAGGTCTGGTCCTGGTACTGCAGAAACTCCAACATACTGTGGTCTGATCAGCCACGGGCGCAggggaaagaaataaaaatcaaagaCAGCACTGATTTGAACTACAAGTTTTAAAATTGTGTGATGAATTTAGGTTTGTGATGCCCCGTTTTGATTACCAATTTTTTGGTAGATGTCCTGAGCTTGGTGTCTGACATCTGCAAGGTCTTTAGCAATCGCATTGTGGCTGTCCTGCACCTCCGAGCCTTGGATCTGCAGATGCTCACTGACATTCTCTAAAAGAGGACAGGCAGGCGatacatatttcattttactAGATGATAGTAGATGATGTGGCATTAGCTGGGTTTACATCGAGCATTTTTTGTccaataaaaaatgtgaattatagctcaatattttattatgtttgaCGGGGTAGAATAAACCTTTCAAAACTCATTCAGCACATAACACTGTCATTTAAAGGCTCCTTTTAAATCACTCTCTTTGAGGAATAACTCAATTTATTCCCTTTTCGCACATGCTGTCAAACATGATGTTCAGCAAATCAAATCATCCAAATGAATAATGGCTGAAGTAATAAAACAGTTCTGTAGAAGAAAATCAAAGCAGTAATCAAACAATAGCACCAAGCTGCTCCATCTTTGTCAGAAGACTTGGGATGAACTAAAGAGCTGGATTTGGTATGAAAGGCAGttgcagtttaactgacatttcGTCTGATTTATGAACCAGATAGAATAttggtagtttttttttgtttgtttttttaaatctactcCCAAATGCTCTTGCagcattatatttattatgGCTGTTTTGTGACTATTGATTTGTTAACTTTACTGTTAACCCAGCTAGCTATTGTACTAGCTGTTtgaggctaatgtgttgctgATACATTCTATGGAACTGCTAATTTACTGTTGGGCTAATTGATGTATTTTACTGGTTTTACTTTGACTCTTGTTGGGCTCTATATGTTTACTAGATTAATTACTACGTTGTACTTTCTGTGGAACCTAATGTTGTTCTTTAACTGGTAATACTTAGTTTCTTACTGGCATGTGAGACAATTTAACTAATATGACAGCTAGTCTATACTTTAATGTGAATCATTTGGTCTAACTCTTGTTTATGATTTGTAACCCCTATTATTGAATTTATTGTCCAAAACTGTCAAAGTTTCACAATTGCTACCAGTAAAACTACAGAGGTCAACTTCTGTCTTCAACCTTGTGTTAAGTGTGTTCAGCTCGCTGCATAGCTGTGCACTTACATGCACAGTGAGGAAAGAAGagtaataaagtccaataaaagtTCCTAatttcatataaaataaatgttttatgtatctGCAAAAAGCGATATTGAATTTGGTGCAGATTTAAACATAGTACATAAGGCACTTTTGAACATGTGCTATTTTCTCATGAACTAGTGTATTCACTAAAGAAATGCTTGGCACATGTATCCTATGATTGTCAATAATTATGTTTAGTTTGATGcagatgaaaatatataaaagacattttattatttaagtaaaaaaggATTGTGTTCCTAACAAGATCTAAGAATGCAACCACAGCCATGCAAAGCTCAAATGCAGGCGCACATTTTGGTATGTCAGACAAGCACAATTCAATCAGCACTGTACTTGTCAAAACTACTGTATAAACAATAGCTTGACTACTGTGCCAAATGTTTTCCAGTGTGAAACTCATGAAAGCTCTCACCCATTCTCTTTGTAATGTCCTGAATGAGCTGGGCTACCAGTTCCTGTCCAGAGGCGATGAGGGCTTTCTCCTGGCTCAGACGCTCCAGGTTGTCCCTCAGTGAACCCTCCATTTGCTCCTGGCCCTCATACAGTTTCCCCTGTTGGGCCTGCAGAGCACTGTGACCCTCAAACAGCTTGTCCAAGGAGGCTGCAGTCAGTTCCTTCAGCTCCAGCTGGCCCTCCTGTTATAAAACACCATGATCCAAGCAGAATCAACCTACACAGAATCTGACCCGTTACTGCACACTGTGCACATGAAGAGGTAAAAggcaaccaaaaaaaaaaaagtctaccTTCAGGTCCTTCATTGCATCTAGTTGGCTTGTGGCTGTGGAGATGAGAGCGTTAACAGTGTGCTCTGCTCTGCGCCGGAAGAGCTGCTGGCGAGTTGCGTAGCAAACAGAGCGAGCTCTGTTGCTCACTATGTGGTAAGCATTCCACGTGTCTGAATCCATGTCTGCTGTACACTCTTTTATAGtctgaaacatcaaaataagattaatatatgttttgaacccccccccaaaaaaaggcTGATATCCTTTTATCCTAACTTTATATGTTACCA contains:
- the bmb gene encoding protein brambleberry isoform X1, which encodes MGRLPIHHLCFLLISLLACQCPAVSGLFEWLRQMEAPPAAAAPPPPAVVPALLAKDAQFEMATADEKFLAEAKQMEINPLDSCHYRVVARLKASCDSLSEEQLAKLGVVLFNCQAESEGRRTYPCTEEMTIKECTADMDSDTWNAYHIVSNRARSVCYATRQQLFRRRAEHTVNALISTATSQLDAMKDLKEGQLELKELTAASLDKLFEGHSALQAQQGKLYEGQEQMEGSLRDNLERLSQEKALIASGQELVAQLIQDITKRMENVSEHLQIQGSEVQDSHNAIAKDLADVRHQAQDIYQKIDHSMLEFLQYQDQTSQYYTDLMNKLERMNSTLGFMLHYLDNMQSRIEERLHMIQGYLGWAGLSLTAMWTCIAHTGYLILCAVLLTFLRCPGFSRAMLLLTVPLNAVAEVNQQPALDLTGLSLLLLTLSLGHWIVNKLWACFQIREKPAVPLPLAPCDIVEPQKQPVSSRHSYPPSSTPQKDEKDGIMEQDDLLNQDSFISGDFGISAVSPPHRKPMPESRFMPIIGTPNHSTPRLVPQPVLSAALVDIPPRNLGGVFDAGNDSRDLVNDSRSASPTLSLVSNRSGFLGFLTTLKCLKLNSLSGRQLCNGITKTGKACKKRAVPGQEYCRVHEGGHTSYVHS
- the LOC122877617 gene encoding GDP-L-fucose synthase-like, coding for MNCQGNHTLPLRVLVTGGSGLVGKAIQHVVKEEGGAKEGEEWIFLSSKDANLMNMEETRAVFEKHRPTHVIHLAAMVGGLFKNMKYNLDFWRNNIYINDNVLQAAHEVGTLKVVSCLSTCIFPDKTTYPIDETMIHNGPPHESNFGYAYAKRMIDVHNRAYFQQHGHCYTAVIPTNVFGPHDNFSIEDGHVLPGLIHKAYIAQKEGKPLVVWGSGTPRRQFIYSLDLARLFLWVLREYPEVDPVILSVGEEDEVSIKEAAEAVVQALDFKGEVVFDTSKADGQFKKTASNAKLRHYLPDFTFTPFKQALKETCDWFVANYDSARK
- the bmb gene encoding protein brambleberry isoform X2 gives rise to the protein MGRLPIHHLCFLLISLLACQCPAVSGLFEWLRQMEAPPAAAAPPPPAVVPALLAKDAQFEMATADEKFLAEAKQMEINPLDSCHYRVVARLKASCDSLSEEQLAKLGVVLFNCQAESEGRRTYPCTEEMTIKECTADMDSDTWNAYHIVSNRARSVCYATRQQLFRRRAEHTVNALISTATSQLDAMKDLKEGQLELKELTAASLDKLFEGHSALQAQQGKLYEGQEQMEGSLRDNLERLSQEKALIASGQELVAQLIQDITKRMENVSEHLQIQGSEVQDSHNAIAKDLADVRHQAQDIYQKIDHSMLEFLQYQDQTSQYYTDLMNKLERMNSTLGFMLHYLDNMQSRIEERLHMIQGYLGWAGLSLTAMWTCIAHTGYLILCAVLLTFLRCPGFSRAMLLLTVPLNAVAEVNQQPALDLTGLSLLLLTLSLGHWIVNKLWACFQIREKPAVPLPLAPCDIVEPQKQPVSSRHSYPPSSTPQKDEKDGIMEQDDLLNQDSFISGDFGISAVSPPHRKPMPESRFMPIIGTPNHSTPRLVPQPVLSAALVDIPPRNLGGVFDAGNDSRDLVNDSRSASPTLSLVSNSSLSGRQLCNGITKTGKACKKRAVPGQEYCRVHEGGHTSYVHS